One part of the Paenibacillus silvisoli genome encodes these proteins:
- a CDS encoding ABC transporter substrate-binding protein: protein MKKAIGLLTVLSFSVYLAGCSTNTGTSSSSGNGSESASKKTITLWTFADTHKQYYDEMKAKYEQEHPDVNIKIELLEFAAMFDKYTVIAQSGGKGAPDLIDVEQGAFPRYIKGDVPFEPLNEYMETAGLSDAIPKGRLDLYTVNSKIYGIEIAACVSALYYRKDLYDAAGIDVPSLKTWNEFMEASKPLIGSDKYVLSGSEKDQGLFEQLLRQEGGDVVTSDGKIGFNTPTGIEVLQRIKDWKEQGFLSKSSPEGPQYWEAFTKGKFIAAFGPDWWAGQLVQNSPDLSGKWAAVPMPLGGPSSVQTSVNGGTGLMLSKFSANKDAAWDFLRYTHLDTNNIVESFHIINLFPALTSATQAPDLHKESATTKYFGGQDIAQLYADLGTQAPSQNQAWWRSLIGKAWDKYEPDYQAGKITPEAFLANVDKELQSLIDAEQARK, encoded by the coding sequence GTGAAAAAAGCGATCGGTTTGCTCACTGTCTTAAGCTTTTCCGTCTACTTGGCAGGCTGCAGCACGAACACGGGAACCAGCTCATCATCGGGTAACGGCTCGGAATCCGCTAGCAAAAAGACGATTACGTTATGGACCTTCGCGGATACGCATAAGCAGTACTACGACGAAATGAAAGCGAAGTACGAACAAGAGCATCCGGACGTCAATATCAAAATCGAATTGCTCGAATTCGCGGCCATGTTCGATAAATACACCGTTATCGCGCAGTCCGGCGGTAAAGGGGCGCCGGATTTGATCGACGTCGAGCAAGGCGCATTCCCGCGGTACATCAAAGGCGACGTGCCTTTCGAGCCGCTCAACGAATACATGGAAACGGCCGGGCTGTCCGATGCGATCCCGAAAGGCCGTCTCGATCTGTACACCGTTAACAGCAAGATCTATGGCATCGAAATCGCGGCATGCGTCTCCGCGCTGTATTACCGGAAAGATCTTTACGACGCGGCCGGAATCGACGTCCCTTCCCTGAAAACCTGGAATGAGTTCATGGAGGCGTCCAAGCCGTTGATCGGCAGCGATAAATACGTGCTGAGCGGATCGGAGAAGGATCAAGGGCTGTTCGAGCAATTGCTGCGCCAAGAGGGCGGAGACGTCGTCACCTCGGACGGGAAGATCGGATTCAATACGCCGACGGGCATAGAGGTTTTGCAACGGATCAAAGATTGGAAGGAACAGGGCTTCTTGAGCAAATCATCCCCGGAAGGTCCGCAATACTGGGAAGCGTTCACGAAAGGCAAGTTCATCGCGGCGTTCGGACCCGACTGGTGGGCAGGACAGCTGGTTCAAAATTCGCCGGATCTTAGCGGCAAATGGGCGGCCGTTCCGATGCCTCTCGGCGGACCAAGCTCGGTTCAGACGTCAGTGAATGGAGGCACCGGGCTAATGCTCAGCAAATTCAGCGCCAATAAAGACGCGGCTTGGGATTTCCTTCGCTATACGCACCTGGATACGAACAATATCGTGGAAAGCTTCCATATCATCAATTTGTTCCCGGCATTGACAAGCGCGACGCAGGCGCCCGATCTCCATAAGGAAAGCGCCACGACGAAATATTTCGGCGGGCAGGATATCGCGCAGCTCTACGCGGATCTCGGCACGCAAGCGCCGAGCCAGAATCAAGCCTGGTGGCGCTCGTTAATCGGGAAGGCATGGGACAAATACGAGCCGGATTATCAAGCCGGTAAAATAACGCCGGAAGCGTTTCTTGCGAATGTCGACAAGGAGCTCCAGAGCCTGATCGATGCGGAACAAGCGCGGAAGTAA
- a CDS encoding carbohydrate ABC transporter permease produces MTSHTSVRWKAAPFLFISPFFIAYAIFGLYPILYGFWLSLMKGTDSYEFAGLSNYLFVLKDGFFWKAMWNGTKLALGSLFLILPVALGVSLLLNRPYISKKKGFFATFFFTPNITSAVAVGIIFKLLLERDSGVLNGLLGVFGVEPIGWLKDPAWTIPALIILCAWKYLGVNILFFLAGLQNVPNELIEAAKIDGATARQRLWYVTMPLLMPIMTFIVFQCLLGSYGMFSEAFILANSGFGPENSLVFPTSYLYDQAFRRQDFTYSSALGYVFTLLMLVIGFIQLKMFNLKNQEQ; encoded by the coding sequence ATGACCTCGCATACGTCGGTCCGCTGGAAGGCGGCGCCGTTTCTCTTTATCAGCCCGTTCTTTATTGCCTATGCCATATTCGGATTGTATCCCATCCTCTACGGATTTTGGCTCAGCTTAATGAAAGGGACGGACAGCTATGAATTTGCCGGCTTGTCCAATTACCTGTTCGTCCTAAAGGACGGCTTCTTCTGGAAAGCGATGTGGAACGGCACGAAGCTGGCGCTTGGCAGTCTATTCCTGATTTTGCCGGTTGCGCTCGGCGTTTCGCTGCTCCTTAACCGGCCGTATATTTCGAAGAAAAAAGGATTCTTCGCAACGTTCTTTTTTACCCCGAATATTACATCGGCCGTGGCGGTTGGGATCATCTTCAAGCTGCTGCTGGAGCGGGACAGCGGCGTTCTTAACGGCTTACTCGGCGTATTCGGCGTCGAGCCGATCGGGTGGCTGAAGGATCCGGCTTGGACGATCCCCGCGCTCATCATTCTTTGCGCGTGGAAGTATCTTGGCGTCAATATTTTGTTCTTCCTCGCCGGGCTGCAAAATGTGCCCAACGAGCTGATCGAGGCGGCCAAGATCGACGGCGCCACGGCTCGACAGCGGTTATGGTATGTGACGATGCCGCTGCTCATGCCGATCATGACGTTTATCGTGTTCCAGTGTCTGCTCGGTTCCTACGGGATGTTCAGCGAGGCGTTTATATTGGCGAACAGCGGCTTCGGACCCGAAAACTCCTTGGTCTTCCCGACGTCCTACTTGTATGACCAAGCGTTCAGACGCCAGGATTTCACGTACTCGTCGGCGCTCGGTTACGTCTTCACGTTACTGATGCTCGTCATCGGCTTCATTCAGCTCAAAATGTTCAATCTCAAAAACCAAGAGCAATAG
- a CDS encoding carbohydrate ABC transporter permease, translated as MQKSAFALGSRLPVTKASVPVRHGVGRTFAYLVLILTSLLFLTPFLFMIGTAFKRYEDIVGDPLNPFTLRPTLDNFSHLFGKLPFFAMLVNSLIIAVSLTLLSIVFNALVAYGFARYEFKFKHGLFVCMLATMMIPGQITLVPSFVMFRSFGWLDTFWPLILPGAVGAFGVFLIRQIMVAIPKEIFDSARIDGCSELGTFFRIALPLSGSAVGIVALLTFMGSWNDYLGPLIYLSSGSKMPLAVGITTMNNPYKIDYASPITGALLMSVPVLILLSVIGHKYFVDGLTAGSIKG; from the coding sequence ATGCAAAAATCAGCTTTTGCGCTCGGCAGCCGGCTCCCGGTCACGAAGGCATCCGTGCCGGTTAGGCATGGAGTCGGCCGCACCTTCGCTTACCTGGTGCTCATTCTTACGAGTCTCTTGTTCCTCACGCCCTTCCTATTCATGATCGGCACGGCTTTCAAGAGGTATGAAGATATCGTCGGCGATCCGTTAAATCCGTTCACGCTTCGTCCGACCTTGGATAATTTCAGCCATCTGTTCGGAAAGCTGCCCTTCTTCGCCATGCTGGTCAACAGCTTGATCATCGCGGTCTCGCTTACCCTGCTGTCCATCGTATTCAACGCGCTGGTCGCTTACGGGTTTGCGCGGTATGAATTCAAGTTCAAGCACGGCTTGTTCGTCTGCATGCTGGCAACGATGATGATTCCGGGTCAAATTACGCTCGTGCCGTCATTCGTCATGTTCCGCTCGTTCGGTTGGCTGGATACGTTCTGGCCGCTCATTCTCCCCGGCGCCGTCGGCGCGTTCGGCGTTTTCCTGATTCGGCAGATCATGGTGGCCATCCCGAAAGAAATTTTCGACAGCGCCAGAATCGACGGCTGCTCGGAGCTGGGAACCTTTTTCCGGATCGCCCTGCCGCTTAGCGGCAGCGCGGTCGGCATCGTTGCCCTCCTGACTTTCATGGGGTCATGGAACGATTACTTGGGACCGCTCATTTATTTAAGCTCGGGCTCCAAGATGCCGTTGGCCGTTGGGATTACGACGATGAACAATCCGTATAAAATCGATTACGCCTCCCCGATAACGGGAGCGCTGCTGATGTCCGTTCCCGTACTGATTTTGCTAAGCGTTATCGGGCATAAGTACTTCGTCGACGGTTTGACGGCAGGATCGATCAAAGGATAA
- a CDS encoding alpha/beta hydrolase family protein, with amino-acid sequence MSEKRTFSTTTYYTSEEQLAKLFDATARRGGLEASTLEGYQAWKAKTAADLRAITGLDQLVRCSMEPKLLSTEQMDGYVREKRLIQTEEGVWMPFYVLVPDGVKPGEKRACIITPHGHASGGKYSPAARTDIPAIADAVEEYNYGYGEAFVRRGLIVFCPDARGFGERREAGLQRDDESAFLHSTCTALNHVAISLGRSLTGLWTWDLMRLVDYAETREDCDAARIGCAGLSGGGLQTLWLAAMDERVRCAVVSGYFYGYKDSLLKQPHHCGCNYVPRLWNYVDMGDIAALIAPRALLIETGTMDPLNGERGVANVTEQLAITRQAYELLGREDRLQHHLFEGGHRWDGAAAYPFAERWLAGGA; translated from the coding sequence GTGTCCGAGAAGCGCACCTTTTCAACTACGACTTACTATACGTCCGAGGAGCAGCTGGCGAAGCTGTTTGATGCCACCGCCAGGAGAGGCGGATTGGAAGCCTCGACATTGGAAGGCTATCAAGCTTGGAAAGCGAAGACGGCGGCAGACCTTCGAGCGATCACGGGTTTGGACCAGCTCGTTCGTTGTTCGATGGAGCCCAAGCTGCTCAGTACGGAGCAAATGGACGGCTACGTCAGGGAGAAGCGGCTGATTCAAACCGAGGAAGGCGTGTGGATGCCGTTCTATGTCCTCGTTCCGGACGGCGTGAAGCCAGGCGAGAAGCGCGCATGCATCATTACGCCGCATGGTCACGCGAGCGGCGGCAAGTATTCGCCGGCTGCCCGGACCGATATTCCGGCGATCGCGGATGCGGTGGAGGAATATAACTACGGCTACGGGGAAGCGTTCGTTCGGCGCGGGCTGATCGTGTTTTGTCCGGATGCGCGGGGCTTCGGCGAGCGGAGAGAGGCCGGGCTTCAGCGCGACGACGAGTCGGCTTTCCTGCACAGCACGTGTACGGCGCTGAACCATGTAGCCATCAGCTTGGGGCGTTCATTAACGGGACTGTGGACGTGGGATTTGATGCGGCTGGTCGATTACGCGGAGACGAGGGAAGACTGCGATGCGGCTCGGATCGGCTGCGCCGGACTTTCCGGCGGCGGGCTGCAAACGCTGTGGCTTGCCGCAATGGATGAGCGCGTTCGGTGCGCGGTCGTTAGCGGATATTTTTACGGCTACAAGGACTCCTTGTTGAAGCAACCGCATCATTGCGGCTGCAACTATGTGCCGCGGTTATGGAACTACGTCGATATGGGCGATATCGCGGCGTTGATCGCACCGCGGGCGCTGCTGATCGAGACGGGAACGATGGATCCGCTGAACGGGGAGCGCGGCGTTGCGAATGTAACCGAGCAGCTGGCAATCACGCGCCAAGCTTACGAGCTATTGGGTCGCGAGGATCGGCTGCAGCATCATCTGTTCGAAGGCGGCCACCGCTGGGACGGCGCTGCGGCGTATCCTTTTGCGGAGCGGTGGTTGGCTGGGGGAGCGTAG
- a CDS encoding GntR family transcriptional regulator, producing the protein MTTRESMPLYRFIVEDLKAKISSGHLKDGDAIPNQIELAKLYETSEITSRRALSELVNEGFVVRVRGKGSFVQLRDPSSFDGAEQTGLKQVVLIHPTASAHVFNQPFYASLISGIHAACEEHGIGFQLLDASDSQAIEENRNRRIGTIVLPSPENASAELNVPAARLQAWKEAGLPVVLALPYAPQLQLPCVTVDELTQGYLATEHLLSLGHERIGILLTGQSHLNIKQSFSLRLQGYKLALSRHGIPFDESLVSVMTAGDEPEEELGFRGAKQLLTLETNKPTAIFAANDYIAFGAIRAGKELGLRMPDELSIVGCDDVIQSRYTSPALTTINPNTELVGKRSVERLIQASDEERLQQLSVKEEIAPKLILRGSTAAWPSL; encoded by the coding sequence ATGACGACACGAGAGAGCATGCCATTATATCGATTTATCGTAGAGGATCTGAAAGCGAAGATTAGCAGCGGTCACCTGAAGGACGGCGACGCGATACCGAACCAGATCGAGCTGGCCAAGCTGTACGAGACGAGCGAAATTACGTCCCGCCGCGCATTGAGCGAGCTGGTGAATGAAGGGTTCGTAGTCCGGGTTCGCGGCAAAGGATCGTTCGTTCAGCTGCGGGACCCAAGCAGTTTCGATGGAGCGGAGCAAACCGGGCTGAAGCAAGTCGTACTCATTCACCCAACCGCATCGGCGCATGTGTTCAACCAGCCATTTTACGCGTCCCTCATAAGCGGCATCCATGCGGCGTGCGAGGAGCACGGCATCGGGTTCCAGCTGTTGGACGCGAGCGATAGTCAAGCCATCGAGGAGAACCGAAACCGCCGCATCGGGACCATCGTACTGCCAAGCCCGGAAAATGCATCGGCCGAACTAAACGTTCCGGCTGCGCGTCTGCAAGCTTGGAAGGAAGCGGGGCTGCCCGTCGTGCTGGCTCTACCGTATGCTCCGCAGCTGCAGCTGCCTTGCGTCACGGTCGACGAGTTGACGCAAGGCTACCTCGCAACGGAGCATCTCCTTTCGCTCGGACACGAGCGCATAGGCATTCTCCTAACCGGCCAGTCGCATTTAAACATCAAACAATCCTTCTCGCTCCGCCTTCAGGGCTACAAGCTGGCACTTTCCCGGCACGGCATCCCATTCGACGAATCGCTCGTCTCCGTCATGACAGCCGGCGATGAGCCGGAGGAGGAGCTGGGATTCCGGGGCGCCAAACAGCTGCTAACGCTGGAAACTAATAAGCCGACCGCGATTTTCGCGGCAAACGACTATATCGCGTTCGGCGCCATCCGCGCCGGCAAAGAGCTAGGCCTGCGGATGCCGGATGAGCTCAGCATCGTCGGCTGCGACGACGTCATCCAGAGCCGCTATACCTCGCCTGCGCTCACGACGATAAATCCGAACACCGAGCTGGTGGGCAAGCGCTCCGTTGAACGGCTGATCCAAGCGAGCGACGAGGAAAGGCTGCAGCAGCTCTCCGTCAAAGAAGAGATCGCGCCGAAGCTGATCCTGCGCGGCAGCACCGCCGCCTGGCCATCGCTCTGA
- a CDS encoding ROK family transcriptional regulator encodes MATKKTGDLALVKKINTAIVLEAVLRHAPLSRAQISERTGLNKATVSNLVQDLIDRHLVLDIGQGESSGGRKPYLLMFHARAGYAIGIDLGVNYIRGILTDLEGTVIEELERTLDQHESETVALERLTACIQELKDAMPESPYGLVGIGVGVPGIVNDEGTLLFAPNLSWSIIPLRAILEERFGVPAMIDNEANAGAQGEQKYGAGRGIANQIYVSVGIGIGTGIILNKELYKGTAGFSGELGHLSIEAGGQPCRCGNRGCWELYASENALLTQASPFGYRDLDALLRAAEQGDEKVIAMFHRIGERLGTGIANIVNVFNPDVVIIGNRMRRAEPWIREAVAATVGSRALAYHRDRFRLLYAELGDRSAVRGAAHYAISAFLSKMKDA; translated from the coding sequence ATGGCTACTAAGAAGACGGGGGATTTGGCGCTAGTCAAAAAAATCAATACGGCTATCGTGCTGGAGGCGGTGCTTCGTCACGCGCCTCTTTCGCGCGCGCAAATATCGGAGCGGACCGGACTGAACAAAGCGACGGTGTCGAATCTGGTGCAGGATTTGATCGACCGTCACCTTGTGCTGGATATCGGACAGGGCGAATCGAGCGGCGGCCGCAAGCCCTACCTGCTCATGTTCCACGCCAGGGCGGGCTATGCGATCGGCATCGATTTGGGCGTTAACTATATCCGCGGCATATTGACCGATTTGGAGGGCACCGTGATCGAGGAGCTCGAACGGACGCTGGACCAGCATGAGTCGGAAACCGTCGCGCTGGAACGGTTGACGGCGTGCATCCAGGAGCTGAAGGACGCGATGCCGGAAAGTCCCTACGGGCTGGTTGGCATCGGCGTCGGCGTGCCCGGCATCGTCAATGACGAGGGGACGCTGCTGTTCGCGCCGAACTTGTCGTGGTCGATCATCCCGCTGCGCGCGATCTTGGAGGAGCGCTTTGGCGTGCCGGCCATGATCGACAACGAAGCGAACGCCGGCGCTCAAGGCGAGCAGAAGTACGGCGCGGGGCGCGGCATCGCGAACCAGATTTACGTCAGCGTCGGCATCGGGATCGGAACGGGCATTATTTTGAATAAGGAGCTGTACAAAGGGACCGCCGGCTTCTCCGGCGAGCTCGGCCATCTCTCCATCGAAGCCGGCGGCCAGCCTTGCCGCTGCGGCAACCGCGGCTGCTGGGAGTTGTACGCCTCGGAAAACGCGCTGCTCACGCAGGCGTCGCCGTTCGGCTATCGCGATTTGGACGCGCTGCTGCGGGCAGCCGAGCAAGGCGACGAGAAAGTGATCGCCATGTTCCACCGCATCGGCGAGCGGCTTGGCACCGGGATTGCGAACATCGTCAACGTGTTCAACCCCGATGTGGTGATCATCGGCAACCGGATGCGCCGCGCGGAGCCGTGGATTCGGGAGGCGGTGGCCGCGACGGTCGGCAGCCGCGCGCTTGCCTACCATCGCGACCGCTTCCGCCTGCTGTATGCGGAGCTCGGGGATCGGTCGGCGGTGCGGGGCGCGGCGCATTACGCCATTTCCGCTTTTCTCTCTAAAATGAAGGACGCTTAA